A window of Chitinophaga sp. MM2321 contains these coding sequences:
- a CDS encoding SusC/RagA family TonB-linked outer membrane protein, with protein sequence MKKELLLLLFVCSSVLSAVAQTRTISGKVSDAKDGSALPGVTVVIKGTTKGVFTSGDGTYKVTNIDAGSTLIFSFVGYLNKEVIVGGNNIIDVSMEADKKQLGEVVVTAVGLKRNEATLGYSVTSVKPDQILQKSEPDMLKGLQGKVAGVDIRTSQGTPGAATRINIRGNTSFFGNNEPLIVVDGIPYNNDQITTSSQTSGGGAYSSGLSSLDPNDIAAMTVLKGAAAAALYGSRASNGAVIITTKSGSASIGKRKLEVSYSTSYSFENVANLPKYQNDYGTGSSFTYANANGSWGPRFGTLDSVPAWPDYLAAFPELFPSSGNIKYQPYPNNVKDLFRTGFISENSVGVNGGNEKSALSATASYLSQDGYVPHSSFNRGNMSVGGVTRLANGLTVNANFSYSTSNQAGSIFGENQVSGAASSFARNLFLGRTWNIAGLPFEDASGKPVSTNNSQYDNPLWAFKHNTVTTATDRYVAGLKFNYDILPWFNASYQIGTNSNSFFRKEVTDIGSRGAETVGQIIEQNYRLAEIESNLIATFTPKLWNEDFGFKGLLGYNVNQRTMRSQIISGKNIIVPGTYSLSNTKSVLPTEDVYEQRRLWGAFAEIDLDYKKWLYLIVTGRNDWSSTLPTTNRSYFYPSVATSFIFTEALKMNSSVLTFGRLRASWAKVGRDADPYQLANTFNVNTAFLGQPGVMQLPTGGNAALKPEFTQDFEVGTSLEFFDRRIALDVAWYSRLSTNQIAPLTLPPSSGYGQVIDNYGKLTNKGIEVDLNVIPVQTKDFTWSLHWVFTKNRSEVKELKEGVTRLLLNGVLDEMSPYLEAGKPYGYLRGTADARDKDGALLIDPSTGFLIRELDQRQVGDPNPDFKTGLGTTLSYKGIFLNALFDLTRGGDIYSVTTSSLLGRGVTKDTKDREGVFVIPGYYGDVNSPGTALLDPKGQRIPNQTQISLFETYFGETFAINSATEWNVYDATVYTLREVTLGYDFPKSMFNKTPIGGLTITLSGRNLWYVAPNLPKYSNFNPEVGSFGSTNTQGIELSGAPTTRRYGVNLKVTF encoded by the coding sequence ATGAAAAAAGAGCTACTACTATTGCTGTTCGTGTGCAGCAGCGTCCTCAGCGCGGTAGCCCAGACACGAACGATCAGCGGAAAAGTTAGTGATGCAAAAGATGGCTCTGCTTTACCAGGAGTTACAGTGGTAATCAAGGGTACAACAAAGGGTGTTTTTACATCCGGAGATGGTACTTATAAAGTGACCAACATCGATGCGGGATCTACACTCATTTTTTCTTTCGTAGGTTATCTCAATAAGGAGGTAATCGTGGGGGGTAATAATATTATTGATGTATCCATGGAGGCTGATAAAAAACAGCTGGGAGAAGTGGTGGTAACCGCCGTGGGCTTAAAACGCAATGAAGCTACACTGGGGTATTCGGTCACGTCTGTCAAGCCTGATCAGATCCTTCAAAAATCAGAGCCGGATATGCTGAAAGGTTTACAAGGCAAAGTAGCCGGTGTAGACATCAGAACTTCACAGGGTACACCCGGCGCTGCTACCCGTATTAATATACGCGGTAACACTTCTTTCTTTGGAAACAACGAACCATTGATTGTAGTAGATGGGATTCCTTACAATAATGATCAGATAACTACTTCCAGCCAAACGTCTGGTGGTGGTGCCTATTCCAGCGGACTTTCTTCACTGGATCCTAATGATATTGCTGCTATGACTGTGCTGAAGGGTGCAGCAGCTGCGGCTTTATATGGATCAAGAGCGTCCAATGGTGCAGTGATCATTACTACAAAATCGGGAAGTGCTTCTATTGGCAAACGGAAACTGGAAGTAAGCTACTCTACTTCTTACTCGTTTGAAAATGTGGCAAACCTTCCTAAGTATCAGAATGACTATGGCACAGGAAGTTCATTTACTTACGCGAATGCCAATGGTTCCTGGGGCCCCAGATTCGGCACCCTGGATTCCGTGCCTGCATGGCCAGATTATCTGGCTGCTTTTCCTGAATTGTTTCCGTCATCCGGCAACATAAAATATCAACCATACCCAAACAACGTAAAAGATCTTTTCAGAACAGGGTTTATCTCTGAAAATTCAGTTGGCGTAAATGGTGGCAATGAAAAGTCAGCATTGAGCGCAACAGCATCTTATCTGAGTCAGGATGGTTATGTGCCGCATTCCAGTTTCAATAGGGGGAATATGTCTGTGGGCGGTGTTACCAGGTTGGCTAACGGCCTTACTGTAAACGCAAACTTCAGCTACAGTACCAGTAATCAGGCGGGTAGTATTTTCGGGGAAAACCAGGTATCGGGTGCCGCTTCTTCCTTTGCGCGTAACCTGTTCCTGGGAAGGACCTGGAATATAGCAGGCTTGCCTTTTGAAGATGCCAGTGGTAAACCGGTTTCCACGAATAACTCGCAGTATGATAACCCGCTCTGGGCTTTTAAACATAATACGGTTACTACTGCAACGGACCGTTATGTAGCAGGCTTGAAATTCAATTATGATATCCTGCCTTGGTTTAATGCAAGTTATCAGATAGGAACCAACTCAAATTCCTTCTTCAGAAAAGAAGTAACAGATATTGGTTCAAGAGGTGCGGAAACGGTAGGACAGATTATTGAACAGAATTACCGGCTTGCGGAAATTGAGTCTAACCTCATCGCCACCTTTACACCAAAATTATGGAACGAAGATTTTGGTTTCAAAGGGTTGCTTGGTTATAACGTCAATCAACGTACGATGAGATCACAGATCATCTCTGGAAAAAATATTATCGTACCGGGCACCTATAGCCTGAGCAATACCAAGAGTGTATTGCCTACAGAGGATGTATACGAACAGCGGCGCTTATGGGGTGCGTTTGCGGAAATAGACCTGGATTATAAAAAGTGGTTGTACCTGATCGTGACAGGTCGTAATGACTGGTCTTCCACACTACCAACAACTAACCGTAGTTACTTTTATCCCAGTGTAGCTACTTCCTTTATTTTTACCGAGGCGCTGAAGATGAACAGCAGCGTACTTACTTTTGGTAGATTGAGGGCCAGCTGGGCTAAAGTAGGTAGAGATGCGGACCCTTACCAATTGGCGAACACCTTCAACGTAAATACAGCTTTTCTTGGTCAACCCGGTGTGATGCAGTTACCCACAGGTGGTAATGCTGCATTGAAACCAGAGTTTACACAGGATTTTGAAGTAGGTACCAGCCTGGAGTTTTTTGACCGGAGAATAGCCCTGGATGTTGCCTGGTATTCCCGTTTGTCTACAAACCAGATTGCACCACTTACCCTGCCTCCTTCTTCAGGATACGGACAGGTGATCGATAACTATGGTAAACTTACCAATAAGGGTATAGAAGTAGATCTGAATGTAATACCGGTTCAGACGAAAGATTTCACGTGGAGTTTGCATTGGGTGTTTACCAAAAACAGAAGTGAGGTGAAAGAGCTGAAGGAAGGTGTAACCCGTTTGTTGCTGAATGGTGTACTGGATGAAATGAGTCCATACCTGGAAGCAGGCAAGCCTTATGGTTACCTGCGTGGTACTGCAGATGCGCGTGATAAAGACGGTGCCCTGTTAATTGATCCTTCCACCGGATTCCTTATCAGGGAGCTGGATCAGCGACAGGTGGGTGATCCGAATCCGGATTTCAAAACAGGGTTGGGTACTACATTGAGTTATAAAGGAATTTTCCTGAATGCTTTATTTGACCTTACACGCGGCGGTGATATTTATTCCGTTACCACTAGCTCTCTGCTGGGACGTGGTGTAACCAAGGATACAAAAGATCGTGAAGGTGTGTTTGTAATTCCCGGTTACTATGGAGATGTAAATTCTCCGGGTACCGCTCTGCTGGATCCGAAAGGTCAGCGGATTCCGAATCAGACACAGATCAGTTTATTCGAAACATATTTTGGGGAAACATTTGCCATCAACTCGGCAACAGAATGGAATGTGTATGATGCTACCGTATATACTTTACGGGAAGTAACGCTTGGTTATGATTTCCCAAAATCAATGTTTAATAAAACACCGATCGGAGGCCTGACCATTACCTTATCAGGTCGTAATCTCTGGTATGTCGCACCTAATTTACCGAAGTATAGCAACTTCAATCCTGAAGTGGGCAGCTTTGGTTCTACCAATACACAAGGTATTGAGTTGTCTGGCGCACCTACTACCCGTCGTTACGGTGTAAACCTGAAAGTGACCTTCTAG